In Marasmius oreades isolate 03SP1 chromosome 1, whole genome shotgun sequence, one DNA window encodes the following:
- the SEY1 gene encoding Dynamin-like GTPase that mediates homotypic ER fusion (BUSCO:EOG092610TN), which translates to MAAELKQNHVGRPQVNGDHSTSERIQIVDEEKKFTPDLTTQIEKWGLRDAGFSYDIVAVFGSQSTGKSTLLNRLFGTNFDVMDETKRQQTTKGIWMCRGKNMNVMVMDVEGTDGRERGEDQDFERKSALFSLASSEVLLINLWEHQVGLYQGANMGLLKTVLEVNLGLFGKKTQDGTSGRTLLLFVIRDHIGQTPLANLQNTLTVDIQRIWESLSKPKDLQDSRMADYFDLAFTALPHKILSADAFESEVKRLRNRFVDKQDPEYVFKPAYHKRIPADGVAFYMENIWEQVQSNKDLDLPTQQELLAQFRCDEISAVALAEFNEQAKSQKRPIEAGKVVDGVGEMMRSWRKMALERYDRDASRYHQGVYKRKRTDLLAAIDAILSPLFLGQLKNLHKLCLSTFKKDILDGLKGDDYDFAEVVGKARTKCEKRFTEGAKEAVVDPESTQWSWEDELELLKEEVKIVGDQCRKDETKKMVNTIERNFKKQISEPVEMALHKASPNMWDTILIAFKETLDKTESSYLSKARSFNCTEEENTLALATLRRRTWQALRSKIDEQTAEAVILGKLRGHFEERFRYDEQGVPRVWQPGDDIDGAFKKAKDDTLDLIPLYSKIKPVNLSVEYTLPDDAIAASADTSGSSEEYDFNASLTVLSETRTLDITNKFRKDADAYYVEAKRSTVSSIAHIPLWMYGVLVVLGWNEAMMLLFNPIYFVMLVGLAGAAYVVLQLGLAGPLIQVGRTVANEVQRQATDRMREHFREPVPAQATRVRSADDDDEYELRSRRGTTPI; encoded by the exons CACAAGTGAATGGAGACCACTCTACGTCAGAGCGTATCCAAATTGTCGACGAAGAGAAGAAATTCAC ACCTGACCTTACAACTCAAATTGAAAAATGGGGTTTGCGAGACGCTGGTTTCTCGTATGATATAGTCGCTGTGTTTGGTTCGCAGTCGACTGGAAAGA GTACTCTACTTAATCGACTATTCGGCACGAACTTTGATGTCATGGACGAAACAAAACGACAGCAAACTACCAAGG GTATATGGATGTGTCGAGGAAAGAATATGAATGTTATGGTCATGGACGTGGAAGGAACGGATGGTAGGGAACGGGGTGAAGACCAG GATTTCGAAAGGAAATCGGCGTTATTCTCTCTCGCATCTTCGGAAGTCCTTCTTATCAACCTTTGGGAGCATCAAGTTGGATTGTATCAAGGTGCCAATATGGGGTTACTCAAAACAGTTCTTGAAGTTAACCTCGGCCTCTTTGGAAAGAAGACGCAAGACGG CACAAGTGGCCGCACCTTACTTCTTTTCGTCATCCGTGACCACATAGGCCAAACACCTCTTGCCAATCTCCAAAATACTCTTACCGTAGATATTCAAAGAATCTGGGAGTCCTTATCCAAACCCAAGGACTTACAAGATTCCCGAATGGCCGACTACTTCGATCTCGCATTCACCGCCCTACCTCACAAAATCCTCTCTGCAGATGCTTTTGAATCGGAAGTCAAAAGACTACGAAACCGTTTCGTCGACAAGCAAGACCCGGAATATGTGTTCAAGCCTGCGTACCACAAGCGTATTCCCGCAGACGGTGTTGCATTCTATATGGAGAACATCTGGGAGCAAGTGCAGAGCAATAAAGACCTCGATTTGCCGACGCAACAAGAATTGCTAGCACAGTTCCGTTGCGACGAAATCTCGGCGGTGGCTTTGGCAGAGTTCAATGAACAGGCTAAATCCCAGAAACGGCCGATTGAAGCCGGCAAAGTGGTTGATGGTGTTGGTGAGATGATGAGGAGTTGGAGGAAGATGGCTTTGGAACGCTATGACAGGGATGCTTCTCGATACCACCAAGGGGTATACAAACGCAAGAGGACTGATCTTCTTGCTGCTATTGACGCGATCCTGTCGCCGCTTTTCCTTGGGCAGCTGAAAAATCTCCACAAGTTATGTCTTAGCACGTTTAAGAAGGATATTCTTGACGGCCTCAAAGGAGATGATTATGACTTTGCGGAGGTTGTCGGCAAGGCGAGGACCAAATGTGAGAAGCGGTTTACGGAGGGCGCAAAAGAGGCTGTCGTTGATCCTGAATCCACGCAATGGAGTTGGGAAGATGAGCTTGAGCTGTTGAAGGAGGAAGTGAAAATTGTTGGTGACCAATGCCGAAAGGACGAAACCAAGAAGATGGTCAACACCATTGAG CGTAACTTCAAGAAACAGATATCGGAGCCTGTGGAGATGGCTTTGCATAAGGCCTCTCCGAATATGTGGGATACAATTTTAATCGCATTCAAGGAAACGTTGGATAAGACAGAATCGTCTTATTTGTCGAAAGCACGAA GTTTCAACTGCACCGAAGAGGAGAACACTCTAGCTTTAGCTACCCTGCGCCGTCGGACATGGCAGGCGTTACGATCCAAGATTGACGAACAGACTGCCGAAGCGGTCATCTTGGGCAAATTACGGGGACATTTCGAGGAGCGATTCCGCTACGATGAACAAGGTGTTCCAAGGGTATGGCAGCCTGGTGATGATATCGATGGAGCATTCAAGAaggccaaagacgat ACCCTCGACCTCATACCCCTTTACTCAAAGATCAAGCCGGTCAATTTATCTGTCGAATACACTCTCCCTGACGACGCTATTGCTGCCAGTGCCGATACCTCAGGGAGCTCGGAAGAATACGACTTTAACGCTTCGTTAACGGTGCTCTCGGAGACCAGGACGCTTGACATAACAAACAAGTTCCGCAAAGACGCCGACGCCTACTATGTCGAAGCCAAGAGAAGTACCGTTTCCAGTATCGCCCACATTCCGCTTTGGATGTACGGTGTGCTGGTAGTTTTGGGATGGAACGAAGCGATGATGTTGTTGTTTAACCCGATTTATTTCGTAATGTTGGTGGGACTTGCTGGTGCTGCTTATGTCGTGCTCCAGCTCGGCTTAGCGGGTCCTCTGATCCAGGTTGGACGGACTGTGGCCAATGAG GTACAAAGGCAAGCTACAGATCGGATGCGGGAACATTTTAGAGAGCCTGTTCCTGCACAAGCAACGCGTGTGCGGTCAgctgatgatgacgatgagtaTGAGCTACGAAGTAGGCGGGGTACAACGCCAATTTAG